A region of the Kaistia geumhonensis genome:
CCTTCAGGCGCCGCTCACCGAAGCGATGGCGGCGGCGAGCGCCGGCATCGTATAGGGCTTGTTGACCGAGACGATGCCGGCATCGCCGGCGAAGCCTTCGACCGTGCCGAGGCCGGAGGCGAAGATGACGGGCAGGCGTGGTTGCGTGGCCCGCGCCTGACGGACGAGATCGATGCCGCTCATGTCCGGCAGGCCGATATCGGTCAGCAGGATATCGACGCCGCCGCGTGCGAGCGCTTCCAGCGCCGACCGGCCGTCCGCCGTCTCCTCGGCGTCGTGGCCGAGTTCGCGCAGCATTTCCGCCGTGTTCATCAGGATCAGGAAGTCATCCTCGCAGACGACGATCTTCATTTCGGCGCTCCGCCTCGAGAGGACGCGTTCCCGCCCGGCGCAACCAGCGCCGGCGGGATCGGCTCAGGCCGCTTCATCCCCGATCGTCATCGTAGGGCGATATGTTCACAAGGAACAGTCCCGAGCTAGCCGACGGCGCGGAACGGGATCACCGAACGCGGCGCCGGGATCATGCCGAGCATGCTCTCCTCGCCCTGCCGGCCGAAGCGGACGGCGCTCACCGACGCATAGGGGACGCGGACCCTGAACCCGGCATCGTCCTCGAACTCCACCGCCTCGGCCTGGCAGGTGAGGCGGCCGCTGGCGAGAGAGGCACCCTCGTCGACATGCTCGATCTCGATCCAGCCGCAGACCGACGCCATCTCGGCATCGATGCGCGCGATCATTTCCCGGACGGTTTCCATGGCAACGCCTTTCGCGGCAGATCAATCCCTCGCCGATGTTCTTATTTTGTTCTCATTATCCCCGCTGTCAAGATATCCACAGCGGGGAGGGGCGAATTCACGGGCCGCGGTCGACCGGCACGGCGTCGACCACGCTCACATGCGCGGCCACGACATGCCAGCCGCCGTCCAGCCGCGCCCAGGTCTGCATCTGGCGGCCGATCTTGCCCGGCGGCACATCGACATAGAGCGTCGAGACGGTCGCGAAGTCGTGTCCGAAGGTCGTGACGACCGTCTCGGCGAGCGCGCGGTCGGGGCCGAGCTTGCGGCGGCGGGCATTGAAGGCCTTGATCGGCGCATGGCCATGCTGGATCTGGCCGTCGCCATAGCGGATCGTGAGCGGGCTGTCCCAGAACAGCTCGTCGAGCGCGGCGGCGTCGGCGTCGATCAGTCCCTGCTCGTAGCGCTGGAAGGCCGCCGTCACTTCGGCGACGGTGGCGGGATCGTTGACGATCATCGGGGGCTCCTCGGTGTGGGCATCAGCGATCGGCGCCGATGATGGCGGCGATCTCCGTTCGGCTCGGAAAGGCGGCGCGCGTGCCGTGGCGGGTGACGGCAAGGGCAGCGGCGCGCCCCGCGGCGCGAAGGCTCGCCTCGATCGGCATCGCGCGGCCGTAGCGGCAGGCGGCAAAGATGGCGGTGAAGACGTCGCCGGCGCCGGTCGTATCGACGGGGCGGACGGGCTCGGCTTCGACGGCGACGGAGCCGTCGGCGTCCAGCGCCAGCGCGCCCCGCGCCCCGAGCGTCACCACGACGAGCCCGGCGCCGCTGGCGCGCAAGGCCTCCGCGGCCTGAAGCGCATCGTCGCGGCCGCCGAGGAGACGGGCCTCGCCTTCGTTCACCACCAGGCAGTCGGCGAGCGGCACGAGGCTCGCGATGTCCGGGCGGGCCGGCGAGGGGTTGAGCAGCGTGAGGGCGCCGGCGGCGCGCGCCGCCGCGAGCGCCGCGCGGGTGGCGGCGAGCGTCAGGTTGCCCTGCATGACGAGCAGGTCGCCGGGGCCAAGCAATTCGACGCTTTCTCGGGCGAGGCGCTCGTCGATACATTCGGCGGCCGCGACGATGGAGGCGATGGCATTCTCGCCGCCCGGCCCGACAAAGATCAGCGAGCGGTCGGTCGGGACCTCGACCGGGACGAGGTCGGCGGGGTCGAGCCCCTCGCCGGCAAGTTCGCCCGCCACCCACTCGCCCGCCGTGTCGCCGCCGACCGGGGCCACAAGGCGGACATCGAGGCCGGCGCGGCGCATCACCAGCGCCTGGTTGGCGCCCTTGCCGCCGAGGTCCCGCTCCGCAGGTCCGGCGATCACGGTGGCGCCGGCATGCGGAAAGACGGCCGCCGCCATGGTCTCGTCGACCATCGCCGTCCCGAGCACGAGAACCCGCATCGCCACTCCTCTCCGGCCCTGTCGCATCAAGCCACGACTATCGCCGCGATTGGGTTGCCAACTGCTTGCGACCGGATTACAGATACGTATCACTAATACGTATCAGGAAACATCGCCGTGGAAACGGGCCGCCCCCGCCGAGTGACGCAGCGCGATGTGGCGCGCCTGGCAGGCGTGTCGCAGACGACCGTCTCCATGGTGCTCTCCGGCGCGTCGGCGCCCTCGCTGCCGACCGAGACGCTGGAGCGGGTGCAGGCGGCGGTGCGCGAGCTCGGCTATGTGCCCAACCGCTTCGCACAGGCGCTGAAGACCAACCGAACGATGACCATCGCCTGCGTGGTGCCGGACATCGCCAACCCCTTCTATCCCTCGCTCCTGCGCGGCGTTCAGTCGGTTGCGGACGATGCCGGCTACGATGTCATCACGGTCAACACCGACGGCACGGCGGAGCGCGAGCAGCGCTTCCTCTCCTGGTGCCTCGAACGGCGGGTGGACGGCGTCGTCGGCGTCTTCTTCACGCTGCGCGCCGCCGATTTCCAGCCGCTGACCGATTCCGAGATCGGCGTCGTGCGCATCGAATCCTCGGCGAAGCGCGGCGGCCCGCTGCCGGTCGACAATCTCTACATCGACAACGAGGCGGCCGCCGGCGCGGTCACGCGCTATCTGATCGGGCGCGGCTACCGGCGCATCGCGATGATCGCCGGCATCGGCGGCCCGCAGGACGGCCGCATCCGCGGCTATCGCTCGGCGCTGATCGAGGCCGGCCGCGAGCCGCTGATCGTCACCGACGAGGCGTTCACGGAGGAGGGCGGGCAACGCGCGGCCGAGACGCTCTTCGCCCTCGCCGAGCGCCCCGACGCCCTCTTTGCGGCCAACGACCTCATGGCGATCGGCGCCATGGCGGCGGCGCGCGAGGCGGGCTTCTCCGTTCCCGGCGACATCGCCGTCGCGGGCTTCGACGACATCTTCGCGGCGCGGCTGGTGACGCCGCCGCTCACCACCGTTTCGCAGTTCCAGTACGACCTCGGCACGACGGCTGCCGAGGTTCTTCTCGACCGGCTCCAGCGCGGCAATGCCGGCGCCGGCACGAGCCAGGCCATGCCGTTTCGCCTGATCGAGCGCGGTTCAACCTGAACGATGCGAGACAGGCTCGGAGGGAGGAGCATGAACATGGGTTTCAGAGCGAAAATCACTTTGGCGGGGGCGGCCCTCGTCGCACTCGGCGTCGCCGCGGCGCAGGCCGAGGACAAGAAGCCGATCAGCTGGTGGTACGAGACCGCCGCACCGGAAAACCAGGAAGCGCTGCAGAAGCTCCTGGTCGAGCCGTTCAATGCCGCGCATCCGAATGAGGAGCTGTCGATCGACTTCCGCGGCGCGGAACTCGACAAGCAGCTGCGCATCGCGATGCTGTCCGGCTCGGGCCCGGATATCGTCTATACCGCCGGCCCCAGCTATGTCGCCGCGATGGCGCAGGCCGGGCAACTGCTGCCGCTCGACGACTATGCCGCCAAGCTCGGCTGGAACGAGCGCATCCTGCCCGTCTTCATCGAGCTCGGAAAGTATAACGGCAAGCTCTACGCGCTGCCGAAGACCTACGAGACGCTCGGCCTCTTCTACAACAAGACGCTGTTCGACAAGAACGGCTGGAAGGCGCCCACCACCATCGCCGAGATGGAGAAGCTCGCCGACGAGATGAAGGCGAAGGGCATGGTCCCGTTCGCGGCCGGTAATGCCGACTGGCGGCCGACCAACGAGCACTATGTCTCGATCGTGCTCAACTCGATCGCCGGCCCCGACAACGTCTACAAGGCGCTGAAGGGCGAGATTCCGTGGACCGCCGAGCCCTTCGTCAAGGCGATCGATAAGCTGAACGAGTGGTGGCAGAAGGGCTATTTCGGCCCCAACTACTTCTCGCTGACCGGCGAGCAGGCCTTCGCGCAGATCGCCACCGGCCAGGCCGGCATGGCGCCGACCGGCACCTGGAACTTCCAGAACGTGCCGCGCTACTTCCCGCAGAACAATGCCGAGCCGGCCTTCATCGGCTTCCCGAGCGCCGAGGGCGTGCCCTCGCCGATCTATGCGCTCGGCATCGGCTCGACCTTCTCGATCGCCAACTCCTCGGAGAATCCGGAAGGGGCGGCCGAGGTGATCGACTATGTTTTCAGCGACAAGTTCTACGGCGACATCAACACCGTCTGGCAGGGCGAGTGGAACACGCCGCTGAAGGACCTCTCGAAGGTCAAGATCGGCGCCGAAGTCCTTCCGCTCTACGGCGAGACGATGAAGAGCCTCGCCGACGCGGTCGGCAAGAACCAGTACGGCTACACGACCTGGACCTTCCTGCCGCCCGCGACCGACACCTATCTCGTTTCGGGCATGGAAGAGGTCTGGCTCGGCAAGATCACGACGGCCCAGTTCCTCGAGAAGCTGAACGCGGCGTTCCTCGAGGAAAAGGCGGCCGGCAAGGTGCCGGCGATCCCGGCCCGCTGAGGGCGCCGCACGTCGACCTCTCCTTGAGGGAGAGGCGCGGAACGTGCAGGCGGGCCGTCTCGGCGCGCCGGCCTCTCCCGACGGGAGGGGCGAAGAAAGGGCAGGCGGACCGCATCCGCCTGCCGTCCATCCGTCCCGAAGGATCCGCCCATGTGGCTCTATCTCGCGCCGACGCTCGTCATCAATGTCGTGATCATCCTGATCCCGGCGCTGCTCACGATCGGTCTCGCCTTCTTCCAGTGGGACGGCCTCTCGGCGCCCGTCTTCGTCGGCCTCGGCAACTTCGTGTCCCTCTGGAACGACAGCGTGTTCTGGACGGCGCTCGAGAACAACCTGATCTGGACGGCGATCTTCCTGACGATCCCGATCGCCATGGGCCTTCTCGCCGCGAGCATGCTGCTCATCGTGCCGCGGCGCGGCTCGACCATCTTCCAGGTCGTCTATTTCCTGCCCGTGATCATCGCCACCGCCATCACCGCCCGCGTCTGGCAGGGCATGATCTACAGCCCAGTCACCGGCATCTTCGGCTGGCTCGGCAAGCTCGGCCTGCCGCTCACCAACCCGCTGTCGCAGACTTCGACGGCGCTGTTCGGCATCGCCACCGTCGATCTCTGGCACTGGTGGGGCTTTCTCTGCGTGATCTTCTTCGCTGCGCTGCGCCAGGTGCCGCAGGAGCAGATCGAGGCGGCGCGCATCGAGGGCGCGAGCTTCTGGCAGATGATGCGCTACGTGCTCCTGCCGGGCATCCGCTCCACCATCGTGCTCATGATGGTGATGACGGTCATCTGGTCGTTCCTCG
Encoded here:
- a CDS encoding response regulator, with the protein product MKIVVCEDDFLILMNTAEMLRELGHDAEETADGRSALEALARGGVDILLTDIGLPDMSGIDLVRQARATQPRLPVIFASGLGTVEGFAGDAGIVSVNKPYTMPALAAAIASVSGA
- the hpxZ gene encoding oxalurate catabolism protein HpxZ; this translates as MIVNDPATVAEVTAAFQRYEQGLIDADAAALDELFWDSPLTIRYGDGQIQHGHAPIKAFNARRRKLGPDRALAETVVTTFGHDFATVSTLYVDVPPGKIGRQMQTWARLDGGWHVVAAHVSVVDAVPVDRGP
- a CDS encoding PfkB family carbohydrate kinase; translated protein: MRVLVLGTAMVDETMAAAVFPHAGATVIAGPAERDLGGKGANQALVMRRAGLDVRLVAPVGGDTAGEWVAGELAGEGLDPADLVPVEVPTDRSLIFVGPGGENAIASIVAAAECIDERLARESVELLGPGDLLVMQGNLTLAATRAALAAARAAGALTLLNPSPARPDIASLVPLADCLVVNEGEARLLGGRDDALQAAEALRASGAGLVVVTLGARGALALDADGSVAVEAEPVRPVDTTGAGDVFTAIFAACRYGRAMPIEASLRAAGRAAALAVTRHGTRAAFPSRTEIAAIIGADR
- a CDS encoding LacI family DNA-binding transcriptional regulator; translated protein: METGRPRRVTQRDVARLAGVSQTTVSMVLSGASAPSLPTETLERVQAAVRELGYVPNRFAQALKTNRTMTIACVVPDIANPFYPSLLRGVQSVADDAGYDVITVNTDGTAEREQRFLSWCLERRVDGVVGVFFTLRAADFQPLTDSEIGVVRIESSAKRGGPLPVDNLYIDNEAAAGAVTRYLIGRGYRRIAMIAGIGGPQDGRIRGYRSALIEAGREPLIVTDEAFTEEGGQRAAETLFALAERPDALFAANDLMAIGAMAAAREAGFSVPGDIAVAGFDDIFAARLVTPPLTTVSQFQYDLGTTAAEVLLDRLQRGNAGAGTSQAMPFRLIERGST
- a CDS encoding ABC transporter substrate-binding protein — its product is MGFRAKITLAGAALVALGVAAAQAEDKKPISWWYETAAPENQEALQKLLVEPFNAAHPNEELSIDFRGAELDKQLRIAMLSGSGPDIVYTAGPSYVAAMAQAGQLLPLDDYAAKLGWNERILPVFIELGKYNGKLYALPKTYETLGLFYNKTLFDKNGWKAPTTIAEMEKLADEMKAKGMVPFAAGNADWRPTNEHYVSIVLNSIAGPDNVYKALKGEIPWTAEPFVKAIDKLNEWWQKGYFGPNYFSLTGEQAFAQIATGQAGMAPTGTWNFQNVPRYFPQNNAEPAFIGFPSAEGVPSPIYALGIGSTFSIANSSENPEGAAEVIDYVFSDKFYGDINTVWQGEWNTPLKDLSKVKIGAEVLPLYGETMKSLADAVGKNQYGYTTWTFLPPATDTYLVSGMEEVWLGKITTAQFLEKLNAAFLEEKAAGKVPAIPAR
- a CDS encoding carbohydrate ABC transporter permease, whose product is MWLYLAPTLVINVVIILIPALLTIGLAFFQWDGLSAPVFVGLGNFVSLWNDSVFWTALENNLIWTAIFLTIPIAMGLLAASMLLIVPRRGSTIFQVVYFLPVIIATAITARVWQGMIYSPVTGIFGWLGKLGLPLTNPLSQTSTALFGIATVDLWHWWGFLCVIFFAALRQVPQEQIEAARIEGASFWQMMRYVLLPGIRSTIVLMMVMTVIWSFLVFDFVYILTQGGPAFSSEVLSTLAYRKAFYDLNVGQAAATALVISLFGLVATYFYIRIQQREGV